One segment of Clostridium botulinum DNA contains the following:
- the rplL gene encoding 50S ribosomal protein L7/L12 yields the protein MTREDIIQAIKEMSVLELNELVKACEEEFGVSAAAPVAVAGAVAGGAAEEKTEFDVILASAGANKIKVIKAVREITGLGLKEAKEIVDGAPKTLKEAVSKEEAEDMKAKLAEVGAEVEVK from the coding sequence ATGACAAGAGAAGATATTATTCAAGCTATAAAAGAAATGAGCGTTTTAGAATTAAATGAATTAGTAAAAGCTTGCGAAGAAGAATTTGGAGTAAGCGCAGCTGCTCCAGTTGCTGTAGCAGGAGCTGTAGCAGGTGGTGCTGCAGAAGAAAAAACTGAATTTGATGTAATACTAGCTAGTGCTGGTGCAAACAAAATCAAAGTTATAAAAGCAGTTAGAGAAATCACTGGATTAGGATTAAAAGAAGCTAAAGAAATAGTTGATGGAGCTCCTAAGACATTAAAAGAAGCTGTATCTAAAGAAGAAGCAGAAGACATGAAAGCTAAATTAGCTGAAGTTGGAGCAGAAGTAGAAGTTAAATAA
- the rplJ gene encoding 50S ribosomal protein L10, with protein MNKNRQLKEAKVAEIKEKLQKAKAVVFAKYQGLTVEEDTALRKNLREAGVEYKVYKNTLVSIAAKELGLDGAVEYLEGPVAIAFGYEDVTVGARVLNDFAKNHKKLELKAGIVEGEVYDSEKITQLATIPSKEVLIAKLLGSIKSPLSNFAYLLSAIKDSKEAESAE; from the coding sequence ATGAACAAGAACAGACAACTTAAAGAAGCAAAAGTTGCTGAGATCAAAGAAAAGTTACAAAAAGCAAAAGCAGTTGTGTTCGCTAAGTATCAAGGCTTAACAGTTGAAGAAGATACAGCTCTTAGAAAAAACTTAAGAGAAGCTGGTGTAGAATACAAAGTATATAAAAATACTTTAGTAAGTATAGCAGCTAAAGAATTAGGTTTAGATGGTGCTGTTGAATACTTAGAAGGACCAGTAGCTATTGCATTTGGATATGAAGATGTTACTGTAGGAGCTAGAGTCCTAAATGATTTTGCAAAAAATCATAAGAAATTAGAATTAAAAGCTGGTATTGTAGAAGGAGAAGTTTACGATTCAGAAAAAATCACACAACTTGCTACAATTCCTTCAAAAGAAGTTCTTATTGCAAAACTTCTTGGAAGTATCAAGTCTCCACTATCAAACTTTGCATACTTATTAAGTGCAATTAAAGATAGTAAGGAAGCTGAATCAGCAGAATAA
- the rplA gene encoding 50S ribosomal protein L1 gives MGKKYIESSKLIDKSALYNSTEALDLTVKTAKANFDETIELHVRLGVDPRHADQQVRGAVVLPNGTGKTVRVLVFAKGDKATEAQEAGADFVGAEDLVQKIQSENWFDYDVVVATPDMMGVVGRIGRVLGPKGLMPNPKSGTVTFDVAKAIAEIKAGKVEYRVDKTSIVHCPIGKKSFGTEKLKENFTTLMEALVKAKPAAAKGQYLKSITVSSTMGPGAKINPTKALD, from the coding sequence ATGGGAAAGAAATATATTGAAAGTTCAAAGTTAATAGATAAAAGTGCTTTATACAACTCAACTGAAGCATTAGATTTAACTGTAAAAACTGCAAAAGCAAACTTTGATGAAACAATTGAACTACATGTAAGACTTGGAGTAGATCCAAGACATGCAGATCAACAAGTTAGAGGAGCAGTTGTATTACCTAATGGAACTGGTAAAACAGTTAGAGTTCTTGTTTTCGCTAAGGGAGATAAGGCTACTGAAGCTCAAGAAGCTGGAGCAGATTTCGTTGGAGCTGAAGATTTAGTTCAAAAAATCCAATCTGAAAACTGGTTTGACTACGATGTAGTAGTTGCAACTCCAGATATGATGGGTGTAGTTGGTAGAATTGGTAGAGTTTTAGGACCTAAAGGTTTAATGCCTAATCCTAAATCTGGTACAGTAACATTTGATGTTGCTAAAGCAATTGCTGAAATTAAGGCAGGTAAAGTAGAATATAGAGTTGATAAAACTTCTATTGTACATTGCCCAATTGGAAAGAAATCTTTTGGAACTGAAAAGTTAAAAGAAAACTTTACAACATTAATGGAAGCTTTAGTTAAAGCTAAACCAGCTGCTGCTAAGGGACAATACTTAAAATCAATTACTGTTTCTAGCACAATGGGACCAGGAGCAAAAATTAATCCAACAAAAGCTTTAGATTAA